In Clostridiaceae bacterium, the sequence ATTGACATAGAAAAAAACTATTGATATAATAAGTCCAACATCCTACGTTTGACATTGGGTAATTTTTTAAATATTTATAATTCATTAATTTTAAACTTAAGTAAATACAAAACTAACAAATCAAAGTAATATACAAATAATTCTTCATCTAGTGCAGAGGTACCAAGAAAGTTAGCAGTTATTTATTATAAATCTACCAATTATTTCAAAAAGGAGTATGTCAATATGAAAATTGCAGCAGTCTACACAAGCACTACCCCCGAGTTAATTGAAATGGTAAATCAACAATTAAATGCTCAATTTAAAGACGACAGTGTGACAATTGTGAGCTACCAGGATCCTAGTATTCTGCAGGAAGCCCGTGACAATGGTGGTGTTACACCTGGATGTGCCCGCCGGTTGTTGAATTTGTATGAACAGGCTGTAAAAGATGGAGCAAATATTCTGTTTAATATCTGTTCTTCGGTTGGCGATGTGGCAAAACTAGCAAAACCGTTATATGAGATGACAGGTGTTAAGTTTGTGCGCATTGATGAGGATATGGCTATGGAAGCAGTACGCAAAGGAAATCGTATAGGAGTAGTGGCCACACTTCGTACTACTCTTGAACCTACTAAACGTTTAATTCAGGATTGTGCAAAAGTCCTGGGAAAAGAAGTAGTTTTGGTTGATGCGTTGGCAGACGGCGCTTTTGGCCTGAATCAGGAAGATTTTAAGCAAATGTTGATTGATACTTGTTCTAAAGTAAAAGATCAAGTTGATATATTCTTATTCGCTCAAGGTTCTATGGCTTATGCTGAAGAAGCAGTGTCCAGAGCCGTAGGTATGCCAGTATTATCAAGCATAAGGTTCGGAACCGCAGCTGTAAGAAAAGCAGCGGACTCAATGAAATAAATGCATATTGTTTTTGTTTCTGTTCTATATTATAGGCGGCAGCCTTTAAATATAGTAAAGTAAATATAATGATAACAGGAGGAATATATCATGAAGAAAAAACTGGCTATTCTTTTATGCTTCGTGTTGCTATTTGTATTCACAGCATGCGGCAAAAACACTTCTGATAAGAGTGGAACATCAACTACAACCCCTTCAACCACACAAGAATCAAATGCTAATGAACCCATTGGCCCAAATATTACACTTAAAATCGGTTTCAGTACTAATGAGCAAGACCCACGTGGTTTAGCATCTCAGCTCTTTAAAAAGACAGTGGAAGAAAAAACCGGCAAAACCGTTACTGTTGAGATCTATCCTTCAGGACAGTTGGGAGGAGATGCCGCGCTAATTGAGGCTATGGCATTGGATTCAGGTACAGTAGATATTATTATTACTGACGCCAGCAATTTTGCAACATATGAGCCAAAGATGGGAATTTCTGCACTTCCATTTTTGTTTGAAAACTTTGAGGAAGCGTGGGCATTTATGGACAGCGACATAGTTGCTGAAGTAGAGAAATTGCTCTTAGATGACAATATCCGGGTGTTATCTCATTTCTGCAATGGTTTCCGCTGTGTTACAACATCAAAGGTTAAAGTTAACTCACCAGAAGATATGAAAGGAATGCTGATCCGTACCCCAGAGAATCCTGTTATCATGGCTACTATGCGTGCTTTGGGAGCCAATCCGCAGCCTCTTGCTTTTTCAGAACTCTATATGGCTCTTCAACAAGGTACTTATGATGCACAGGAAAATCCCATACCTGTTATTTATAATAATAAACTATATGAAGTTCAATCCTATCTTTCTGTGACAAACCATATTTATTCAGGTATGTGTTTTGCAATAGCTGAAAGCACCTGGAAGAAGATGAGCCCTGCACAGCAAGAGATTGTTGCCGCAGCAGCCAAGGAAGCTGAAAAATATAACCGTGAATTAAATAAACAAATGACAGAAGATTATATCAGCAAGCTTGAAGCTGAAAACATGACTATTATTACTCCTGAACTTGCTCCATTTGTAGAAGCGACCAAGGTTGTTGCCGAGAATCTGAAAGATTCCTATGGAGAAGAACTACTTGCAAAATTGGCTGAATGGCAAAAAAATAAATAAATTATATAAGGACCAACGGTAGGCAGGTGAGGTGAAGCACCATAAGCTTCACCTGCTTAATATATGTGGATAGAAAGGAGAGCAGTTATGCTCAAACTGCAAAAGGTAATAGATAAAACTGCTACCATAATAAGTAGCATTTTATTAGGAATAATGGTAGTTATTTTAATTTACAATGTGGCTGCCCGTTTCCTTGGCGGTGGTATCCGGTGGTATATGGAAGGTTCCCAATATCTGAATGTTTGGGCTATGTTCATTGCAGGCATTGGTATTTGTGTGACCACAGACCATTTAAGAATTTCCCTGATTGAAGATCTGCTTAAAGGTAAAATTAAGTTTGCAAATAAGATTATTGTAGGCATAATAAATTTTTCTTTCTATTGCTTACTGACTTACGGAACATATTTGCTTGCCAGCAAATCCAGGCAGGAAATATCAACCATGCCACCATTGAAAATGTCATATGTCTATTGGCTAATGCCTGTGGCATCTGCTTTAAGTGCAATTTCTGTAATTATCGGCTTAATTGTTGACTTAAATAATAAAGACAAAAAAGGGGGTTCTGCCTGTGATAGCATTTCTCATGATTAGTTTCTTCGTCCTTCTGGCATTGGGAGTTCCTATCGCAGTATCGTTAGGTTTGTCATCAATATTAGGAATACTTTTTATTGGCGGCAGCAATATGGTTACAGTAGGTCAACGTGTGTTTGAGGGTATGAACTCCTTTGCATTACTGGCTATTCCCCTTTATACATTTGCCGGCCTAGTTATGGGAAAGGGTGGGATCGCCCGCCGTATTATCAACTTTTGCTATTCTATAGCTGGCTATGTAATAGGAGGACTGGCTCATGTAAATGTACTTGCAAGTATGGTGTTCGCAGGTATTTCAGGATCTGCGGCTGCAGATACCGCTGGAGTAAGCGGGCTTTTGATGCCAGAAATGGTGAAGAAAAAATATAGCAAGGAATTTACTGTTGCTGTAACAGCCATTTCTTCAACTATTGGCATTATAATTCCCCCAAGCATACCAATGGTTGTATTGGGCGGTATTTTAGGCGTATCTACCGGGAAACTTTTCCTTGGTGGAATTATTCCGGGAATTATTCTTGGTATTGCTCAAATGATAGTGTCCTATTTTGTTGCTAAAAAAGAAGGGGTGCCTAAAGAAGAGGGTAAAATACAGTTTAAGCCTATTTTAGTAGCCTTAAAAGAATCTTTCCTGGCTATACTTATGCCATTTATAATTATTGGCTCTATAATGAGCGGAATAGTATCCCCTACAGAGGCTGGAGTTATTGCAGTTGTATACGGACTGATTGTTGGCGGACTGGTTTATAAGGAGTTAAAGTGGGAAGATATTAAAATAGCAATGCTGGAAACTGCCAAAACTTGCGGCAAAATATTTATAATAATTGGGGCAGCTGCATTATACACCAAGCTTTTAACTACTGCAGGCTTCCATATATTTGTAAGAGATTTTCTATTATCAATATCAACAAATCCTACAGTAATACTGTTAATTATATTATTAATTATATTGATAGTAACAACATTTATGGAAAGCATTGCAACACTTACGCTTTTAATGCCGGTACTGTTTCCTGTTACCCAGGCAGTGGGGATTGACCCAACTGTTTTCTGCGTTCTTGTTGTAGTATGCATAGGTGTAGGACTTGTAACTCCGCCGGTGGGTATGTGCCTTTATATAGCATGTGATCTCATGGATCTGGATATAATACCTGCTACCAAGGCTTTGCTTCCGTTTATATTCGCTACATTAATATGTATTTTACTATTTATATTATTCCCAGGATTAATACTATGGCCGGCAAGCTTTATCTAATATATGTTACTTAATGTGGCCTATATTATATAAGCATATTAAATGAAAGGACTATGTTATGAAACTAATCAATAGCGTTTGTACAAATTTATACTTCCCAAAATCCCGGAAAAACATTGATGAATTCCGCAGGATGGCATATTTTCTCGCTGAAAAGGGAATAGAGTGCATTGAATTTTACCATGACGGGGACAGCAGGGACAAGATAGGGAGTGTACTGCTTGATACAGGCCTTTCAAGTGTTTATATTGCAGTAATACCATCAAAAGAAAGCAGGTTGGATCTTTGCCACGAAAGTGAAGAAGGAAGAACTGCAGCAGTAAAGCTCTTTAAAAGCTGTATAGATGAGGCTCAGCATAATGGCATACCGGAGATAATGATGAATTCAGGAAGAATAGGAAACAATGTGGAAAAAGGCCTGGATTCTCTGGCAAAATCAATTGAAGAGCTATATGACTATGTTCAGCAGAAAAATTACAGCTTGTGCTTTTTGATGGAGCCTTGTGACAGCATTATGGAAGCCTTCCACCTTATTGGCCCATATGCCCGGACACTGGAATTTATGAAAAGAATGGATAATGCAGGTTTGCCTATAAAACTCACTTTGGATACTGCCCACACCGTTGAAGAAGGAGAGAATTTTTTAGAAGCTCTTAAAGCTGTAAAGCCTTATTGCAACCATATTCATTTTGCAAATTGCTTTATAAAAGACAGAAAGAATCCACTATATGGTGATAAACATCTGGGTTATGAATATCCGGATACTGAATGGATGATACCTGATCTGTCAAATTTATTTATTAGTTTAGAAGGCTTATATGGGCATGATGAAGATTTGCGTATAGGACTTGAAGCACTATGCCGCCAGGAAGATCCATATGAGTATTTCAACAGTGTTTGGGAAAGTTTAACCTTTCTTCATAAGAACTTAAAGGAGGAGAATAGCTATGACATCAGATGAGCTTCGCCGTATGGCAAACAGGTTGCGTTTGGATGTGGTTGAAGCGGTTCATGCTGTTGGAGACGGACATCCGGGGCCTAGTATGTCAATTGCAGAAATACTGTCTGTTTTATATTTTGATAAAATGAATATCAACCCCCAGAAGCCCCGTTGGCCTGAGAGGGATAGACTGATTCTGTCAAAAGGTCATGCTTGTCCAATTCTGTATGCTGCCCTTGCAAGAAAAGGATACTTTTCAATAGAGGAACTAAAAAAGCTTCGTATGTTTGAAGGAATGCTCCAGGGACATCCTGATATGAATAAGACACCAGGTATAGATATGACTTCAGGTTCCCTGGGAAATGGGATAGGTATTGGCCTGGGTATGGCTCTTGGATGCAAAATGCAGGGTCAAAAGAGCTTTATCTATGTCATAGTTGGAGATGGTGAACAGCAGGAAGGAGTTATTTGGGAGGCAGCTATGGCTGCAGCAAAGTATAAGGCGGGCAACTTAATTGTATTTGCTGACTGCAATAATAACCAGTCCGGTGGGAAAGTTACCGAGTTAAGCTCCCTTTATCCGGTAGCAGATAAATGGAAAGCTTTTCACTGGCATGTACAGACAATAGATGGCCATGATGTTGATGCCATAAAAGAAGCCATTGAAAAAGCAAAAGCAATTGAGGACAAACCATCCCTGATTGAGTGTATAACAATAAAAGGCAAAAATATACCCTATATGGAAAATAACAATGCATGGCATAAAAGAACACCGACAGCAGAAGAAGTAAGAATAGCAAGAGAAGCATTAGGAGGTGCCATATGAAGATAAAAAGTACAAGGGAAGCTGCAATAAGAGCCATTATAGAGGCAGCCGAAAAAGATGAGCGCATTATTGTTATATCTCCTGATTCAGTGCTTGCTGCACGTGCTGTTCCTTTTATGGAAAAATTCCCTGACAGGTTAATAGAAGTAGGTATAGCTGAACAAAATTCTGTTCTGGTGGCGGCGGGGATGGCGACCACAGGTTTGATACCTGTAGTAATTAGTTATGCAGGCTTCCTGACTATGCGAGCTTGTGAACAGATACGTACTTTTGTGGCATATCCCGGCCTCAATGTAAAATTCATTGGCTTGAATGGAGGTATGCTGGGAGGTGAGAGAGAAGGCGTTACGCACCAGTTTTATGAGGATGTCGGAATAATGCGTTCTATACCTGGCACAAAGATTATAGCTCCGGCTGATGCAGGGCAAACCTACAAGGCTGCAAAGGCTATGTTGGAAGTAGAAGGTCCGGTGTATCTTAGATTAGGAAGCGGACGGGAACCTGAAGTATTTCCTGATGAAACACCGTTTGAATTTGGAAAAATTCATATGGTTAAATGTTATGGATATGATGTTGCAATTTTCGCAAGCGGATTTATTATGAACCGGGCAGCAGAGGCATTGGAGAAGTTGAAGGAAGAGGGTATAAATGGTATACTAATTAATATTCCCACAATAAAACCAATGGATAGTAAAGCTATTGCACAGATACTGGAACAAACCAACTGTGCTGTAGCAGTAGAAGATCATAATTTCTTTTGCGGAATGTCCAGTGCCATATGCGAAATTGCATCCCATTATCATCCCTGCTATGTTATCCGTATTGGACTAAGGGATATTTATCCCTGCAGTGGACATGCGGATGTATTGCTGGATGCCTATGGTCTTTCCGTGCAGGCAATTGTAGATGGTGCGAAAGAGGCTATAAACAGGAAAAAGGAGAAGATTGTATAAGATATGGGAAAAAACACAGATTCAACTCAAGTGAATGATGGCAAAAAAAATCAATTTAGTTTAATGAAGCCGATGCCCACCAAGTCAGTGGTAGACCGTATAATTGAGAGAATTACCAATGCGATAATCAACGGAGAATTACAACCTGGACAACAAATACCTACAGAAACCGAGCTGTGTGAATCCATGCAGGTAAGCCGTAATTCTGTCCGTGAAGCAATAAAAGTGCTGGTAGCCATGGGTGTGCTGGAAATTCACCGGGCTGAGGGAACATTTGTAGCAAAAGGTTTTTCAGACCGTATGCTGGACCCTATGGTTTATGGTTTAATTCTTGAAGGTGGAAATTCTTCTCATATGATTGAACTAAGAAGGCTCTTTGAAGTGGGTATTTTAAAGCTTGCTATAGATAAAGCAACAGATGATGATATTGAACAGATGCAGAAAGCTTTGGCAGATTTGAAATCAGTTATAGAAAACTGTCCAAATAAAAATAAAATACTTGATGCTGATATAAAGTTTCATAAGGCGTTGGAGCATGCTATAAAAAATCCACTTGTGGAAAAAATCAGCCGTGTAATAGAACGACTGTCACGCCCTACCAGGGCCAGGGCAACAGAGCATTTTATCCGTACGAATGAATTGGATGAAATGTATGAGTTACACAAACAAATGCTTGATATTATTATTAGGAGAGATGAAACGTTAGTTGCAGAAACAATCGATAAACATTTCAAATATTGGAAATCAGAATTGCGTTGACAGAGGAGGAGCAATATGGAAGGATATTTTAAACGAGTTACTCGTATGACTCCTACACGTTTATGGATTAATAATGTAACAGTATCCCAGGCAAGAGTAGGTATTGCTGCAGGAGCAGTGGGCTGCACGCAAAACCCATCCTACGTATCAAAAATGCTTAAGGAAGAACCACAGTTGTGTGAACAGCTGATTGATAAATGGATTGAAAAGACAGATGATGATACAGAAGTTTTAATCCAGGTTCAGGCAGAACTGGTAGGTTTAATTGCCAGGGAATTTATGCCACTGTATGAATCAAGTCACGGTGAATTAGGTTATGTTACTATTCAAGGTGATCCTTTTCAGGAAAATACTGATGCTATAATGCGCCAGGCTGAGATAGCCAGGGCCTATGGGCCTAATATTATGGTCAAAATCCCTGTAGTGCCAGATGGTATTAAAGCAATTTCATCACTGGTAAAAATGGGAATCCCGGTATGCTGTACAGAAGTATTTGCCGTTCAGCAGGCCATTGATATTTGTGAAGCTTTACTCAAAGCAACAGAAGGCAACCCAAAGACAGTGGTCTATCTTGCACACATTGCCGGTATATATGATGAGTATCTTGGAAATTATGTGAAAGCTAACAATATTGATATTGAACCGGATATACTCTGGCATGCAGGAATTGCTGTAGCTAAAAAGGTTTATGAAACTGTTAAGGAACGCCGCTACCCGGTGGAATTTTTAAGTGGCGGAGCCCGCGGACTTCATCATTTCACTGAGATGGTCGGAGCTGAAGCCACAGTTACAATTAATTGGTCAGGAACCGGTGAAGAACTTGAAAAATCTAATCCTGTTGTGGTACAGCGTTTTCATATGCCAACCCCTTCATCAGTAATAGATGAGCTTTTAAGAAAATTGCCTGATTTTAGAAAAGGGTTCTTCCCTGGGGAATTATCACCTGAAGAATATGAGAATTTTGGCCCAGTTGCCTTATTCCGCAATACTTTTGAAAAAGCATGGAAACAGGCTTTAGTTGAAATTTCTCAACGGCGTAAATTTAAAAAATTTGGAAGTTAGAATTAATAAATTTTCATGAATAATTTTTATTGAAAAGGTCAATTATAATAGCGTAACGGGTACGTAATGGTTGAGTCAAGACTTATATATGTTCCGAAGGGGATATATATAGGTCGGCCAAAGATTGTATATATGTCTAAAGGCTGGTCCTACAGGCGTATATGCAGTCGGAGGGAAGATTCTATATAGTAGGGAAAGGTTTTATTATAGTCTGTATATGATTAGATTATAATAGGATCCCAACTTATTATATAGGGTCGAGCGAAGACCATGCAGAGTGCTGTTACGGTTATATGCAGCCGAGAGGTTGCATATAGCTGGGTAGGTATTTTGCATGGTCGAACGAACCATCATTATGGGTGATGAACTGCTTGGTTATGGCCGGAAGGTCATAGCTAGGTAATAAGTTATCTATAGTGGTGCAAGGTAGATCATTACGTGCTCGTTGTGTTTTATATGGAAATATCCTCACTTTCATATTCCCAGAACAGCTTTATATTTTTTCCTGAGTTTGTCTGTTTCATTTCATCTATTTTATTAAATAAATATATTGAAACTCTAAACAAAATATGTTAACATTACACAGTATAAAAACATTTGTGCGTGACAGGAGGACAGAAGGTAATATGTCGAAAAATTCAACTTGCTTTCTGGTTGACTCTTCTATATTACCTGAAGTTTTTTCAAAGGTGGTAGAAGTCAAAAGGTTATTAACAAAATACCCTGGTAAAACCGTAAATGAAGCGGTAAAAGAAGTAAATATAAGCCGCAGCGCTTATTACAAATATAAAGATTTTGTTTTTCCTTTCTATGAGACTTCAAGAGGCAGGATAATTACTCTACATTTAGTTGTAGAAGATTTTCCAGGCATATTATCCAATATATTAAATAAAATAGCCCTGTCAAAAGCAAATATTGTTACAATTAATCAAAATATTCCAATAAACGGATTGGCAGATGTAATTATATCAATTGAAACTGCAGATATGGAAATAAGTATAAAAGAACTTATGGATAGTATCAGCAGTATTGAAGGAGTTAGAAAACAGGCAATACTTGCAAGAGAATAGAGGGGAGTTAACAATGGTTGATATTGCTGTACTGGGATACGGAGTAGTGGGTTCCGGAGTGGTAGAAGTAATCAATACAAACCAAATGAGTATTAACGAAAAGGCCGGAGAAGAAATAAGAGTTAAGAAGATACTTGATATAAGGGATTTTAGTGATGATCCTAATAAAGATATAATAACAAACAATGCAGATGAGATTTTTGAAGATGAATCAATTAAAATTATAGTAGAAACAATAGGAGGTACAGGAGCAGCTTTAGAATATACAAAGCGGGCTTTTTTAGCGGGCAAGCATGTTGTGTCCTCAAATAAGGAATTGGTTGCTCTTCACGGGCCAGAACTGTTAAAAATGGCCAAGGAAAATAATGTTTACTACCTTTTTGAAGCCAGCGTGGGCGGTGGTATTCCGATTATCAGGCCGTTAAACCAATGTCTGGCCGCAAACGAAATTTATTCCATAACTGCAATACTAAATGGTACAACAAACTATATTATTACACAAATGAAAGATTCAGGTAAGAGTTTTTCATCTGCGTTGGAGAATGCGAAGAAGAATGGATACGCAGAGGCAAACCCTATTGCTGACATTGAAGGTCTAGACACATGCAGAAAAATCGCGATTCTGTCTTCTATTGCTTTTAATGAGTTTGTAGATTGCAGGAATATCTATACAGAAGGTATTAGCAAGCTGTCTTTGCTCGATTTTGAGTATGCCCTGCAGATGAATTCAGTAATCAAACTTATAGCTATAAGTGAAAAGAAAAATGATAAAATTCATGCAAGAGTAAGTCCTGCAATTATCAATAACAGCCATCCTTTGGCAAATGTGGATGATGTATTTAATGCCATATTAGTAAGAGGAAATGCAATAGGAGAAGTTATGTTTTATGGGCGGGGAGCAGGAAAATTGCCTACTGCCAGTGCTGTTGTAGCAGATATAATAGACATAATAAAACATGTTGACAGTAATGGAAGAAATATTTGGAAAAGGAAAGACTATAATAATATTGAAGATATAGATAATATGGAAACCAGGTTTTTTGTGAGAGTATCTGCAGGTGATATTGAACAGGCAAAGAACTTAATTATCCGGGAATTTGGGGAAGTAAACTTTATTTATCTGAACAAAAAGGAAACAGCGAAAGAAATTGCATTTGTTACCTGCAAAGATACCGAAAAAGCACATAAAGATAAATTTAGTAATTTAATGAACAGTGGTTTAATTGATAATATTGTGAGCTCAATCCGCATACTTGATGAGTGAAACTTGTTTTTAACAAAAATGATCTCTATTCTAAAAGGTATATAAGGTCCTGTTATCAATATTGATTGCGGACCTTATATACCTTTTAGTTGTTAATAATTTTCTTTTTTACAGCCTATTACTGGATTTTACTCTCTGTAATATCCATAACCACCGTTCCAGAACAACATCAGGAACAGGATGATGAAGAAAAGAATAGCGCAGTTATCATTAAATAAACCTTTTGAAATGCCTGACATATTACAGACCTCCCTTTTTACTGAGATTTACTGAGATAGTATATATTATTCCGGTGAACAAAAAAGGGTGACTATATCTGACATACTTTCCTGTTTAAGATTGCAAACAGTGCTCAAGTTCTCTATAATGTGTTATAACAAGTATTATGAATTACATAATGTTTGAGACATGAAACAAAAGTATAAAAATTTTGTCAAGCTATGGAGGTAAGCAAAATGAAAGTATTAGACTCCTTTTCATTAGAAGGGAAAGTTGCCTTGTTAACAGGTGGAGCAGGAAAATATGGCCGGCAGATAGCTTATGCTTTGGCAGAAGCTGGCGCTGAAACATATATGGCTTCCAGAAATGTTGAGAAACTTGAAATATTAGCTTCCGAACTCAGAGAACAGGGTTATAAGGCTAAAGCATTGTATTATGACCAGGGTAAAGAAGAAACTATACTTGCACTCAGAGATGAAATTTTGAAACAGAGTGGGAGAATTGATATATTAGTAAATAATGCTGTAGCAAGAACTACAAATGATTGGGATGATCCTGCAGAAAACTTTACAAAAAGTATGATTATTAATGGTACAGGCATTTTTTTAATGTGCAGAACATTCGGAGATGTAATGGCTGCCCAGGGTGGTGGTTCCATAATTAATATTGCTTCAATGATGGGCATGGTTGGACCTGATAAGAATAACTATGAAGGTCTTAATATGGGAAAATCAGCAGGAGATTATTATTTTCATAAGGCAGGAATGATTAATTTTACAAAATTCGTAGCAAGCAAGTACGGTGCAAGAAATGTACGCTGCAATGCAGTAAGTCCGGGAGGATTATTTGCCAATCAACCGGAGTTATTTGTTGAAAGATATAATAAAAGGACACTTCTTGGAAGAATGGCAAATGATACCGATCTTAAGGGTGTTATTGTATTTCTGGCTTCTGATGCTTCCTTGTATATTACCGGAGCAAATATACCTGTTGATGGGGGATATACAGCAATATAGGGATTATAATAATACACTATTTATACTGTTCAGAGTACTTGTTAATGATTTAACAATATGATAAGATATAGTCAGACTGTTTTTTAAAAGGTGGTCATAAGATGAAAATCAGAGAAATAATAGAAATACTTGATGCGAAACTCCTTACCGGATCAGATGGAATGGAACAGGAAATAATTTCAGCCTGCGGATCCGACCTTATGAGTGATGTAATGGCATATGTGAAAGAAAGTAATATTATGCTACTTACCGGACTGGTTAATCCTCAGGTTATCCGTACTGCTGAAATGATGGATATTAAAGCGGTAGTTTTCGTAAGAGGGAAAATACCTGGAGAAAATATTATTAAACTTGCAGAACAAATGAATATTGTAGTATTATCTACAAAACTTCCTATGTTTACTGCTTGTGGAAGACTTTATAGCGCAGGGATAACAGGACGGTGCACTTATAATGGATAAAGAATCATCCATTAACCTGAGTTTTATTTTACCGGATGATGATTTCAGAGTAGCCGGAGAGGCCTCCAGCAGTGTAAAAAAAGTATTGAGCCATCTTGGAA encodes:
- a CDS encoding Asp/Glu/hydantoin racemase yields the protein MKIAAVYTSTTPELIEMVNQQLNAQFKDDSVTIVSYQDPSILQEARDNGGVTPGCARRLLNLYEQAVKDGANILFNICSSVGDVAKLAKPLYEMTGVKFVRIDEDMAMEAVRKGNRIGVVATLRTTLEPTKRLIQDCAKVLGKEVVLVDALADGAFGLNQEDFKQMLIDTCSKVKDQVDIFLFAQGSMAYAEEAVSRAVGMPVLSSIRFGTAAVRKAADSMK
- a CDS encoding TRAP transporter substrate-binding protein yields the protein MKKKLAILLCFVLLFVFTACGKNTSDKSGTSTTTPSTTQESNANEPIGPNITLKIGFSTNEQDPRGLASQLFKKTVEEKTGKTVTVEIYPSGQLGGDAALIEAMALDSGTVDIIITDASNFATYEPKMGISALPFLFENFEEAWAFMDSDIVAEVEKLLLDDNIRVLSHFCNGFRCVTTSKVKVNSPEDMKGMLIRTPENPVIMATMRALGANPQPLAFSELYMALQQGTYDAQENPIPVIYNNKLYEVQSYLSVTNHIYSGMCFAIAESTWKKMSPAQQEIVAAAAKEAEKYNRELNKQMTEDYISKLEAENMTIITPELAPFVEATKVVAENLKDSYGEELLAKLAEWQKNK
- a CDS encoding TRAP transporter small permease, whose translation is MLKLQKVIDKTATIISSILLGIMVVILIYNVAARFLGGGIRWYMEGSQYLNVWAMFIAGIGICVTTDHLRISLIEDLLKGKIKFANKIIVGIINFSFYCLLTYGTYLLASKSRQEISTMPPLKMSYVYWLMPVASALSAISVIIGLIVDLNNKDKKGGSACDSISHD
- a CDS encoding TRAP transporter large permease produces the protein MIAFLMISFFVLLALGVPIAVSLGLSSILGILFIGGSNMVTVGQRVFEGMNSFALLAIPLYTFAGLVMGKGGIARRIINFCYSIAGYVIGGLAHVNVLASMVFAGISGSAAADTAGVSGLLMPEMVKKKYSKEFTVAVTAISSTIGIIIPPSIPMVVLGGILGVSTGKLFLGGIIPGIILGIAQMIVSYFVAKKEGVPKEEGKIQFKPILVALKESFLAILMPFIIIGSIMSGIVSPTEAGVIAVVYGLIVGGLVYKELKWEDIKIAMLETAKTCGKIFIIIGAAALYTKLLTTAGFHIFVRDFLLSISTNPTVILLIILLIILIVTTFMESIATLTLLMPVLFPVTQAVGIDPTVFCVLVVVCIGVGLVTPPVGMCLYIACDLMDLDIIPATKALLPFIFATLICILLFILFPGLILWPASFI
- a CDS encoding sugar phosphate isomerase/epimerase, which gives rise to MKLINSVCTNLYFPKSRKNIDEFRRMAYFLAEKGIECIEFYHDGDSRDKIGSVLLDTGLSSVYIAVIPSKESRLDLCHESEEGRTAAVKLFKSCIDEAQHNGIPEIMMNSGRIGNNVEKGLDSLAKSIEELYDYVQQKNYSLCFLMEPCDSIMEAFHLIGPYARTLEFMKRMDNAGLPIKLTLDTAHTVEEGENFLEALKAVKPYCNHIHFANCFIKDRKNPLYGDKHLGYEYPDTEWMIPDLSNLFISLEGLYGHDEDLRIGLEALCRQEDPYEYFNSVWESLTFLHKNLKEENSYDIR
- a CDS encoding transketolase; the encoded protein is MTSDELRRMANRLRLDVVEAVHAVGDGHPGPSMSIAEILSVLYFDKMNINPQKPRWPERDRLILSKGHACPILYAALARKGYFSIEELKKLRMFEGMLQGHPDMNKTPGIDMTSGSLGNGIGIGLGMALGCKMQGQKSFIYVIVGDGEQQEGVIWEAAMAAAKYKAGNLIVFADCNNNQSGGKVTELSSLYPVADKWKAFHWHVQTIDGHDVDAIKEAIEKAKAIEDKPSLIECITIKGKNIPYMENNNAWHKRTPTAEEVRIAREALGGAI
- a CDS encoding transketolase, yielding MKIKSTREAAIRAIIEAAEKDERIIVISPDSVLAARAVPFMEKFPDRLIEVGIAEQNSVLVAAGMATTGLIPVVISYAGFLTMRACEQIRTFVAYPGLNVKFIGLNGGMLGGEREGVTHQFYEDVGIMRSIPGTKIIAPADAGQTYKAAKAMLEVEGPVYLRLGSGREPEVFPDETPFEFGKIHMVKCYGYDVAIFASGFIMNRAAEALEKLKEEGINGILINIPTIKPMDSKAIAQILEQTNCAVAVEDHNFFCGMSSAICEIASHYHPCYVIRIGLRDIYPCSGHADVLLDAYGLSVQAIVDGAKEAINRKKEKIV
- a CDS encoding FadR family transcriptional regulator → MGKNTDSTQVNDGKKNQFSLMKPMPTKSVVDRIIERITNAIINGELQPGQQIPTETELCESMQVSRNSVREAIKVLVAMGVLEIHRAEGTFVAKGFSDRMLDPMVYGLILEGGNSSHMIELRRLFEVGILKLAIDKATDDDIEQMQKALADLKSVIENCPNKNKILDADIKFHKALEHAIKNPLVEKISRVIERLSRPTRARATEHFIRTNELDEMYELHKQMLDIIIRRDETLVAETIDKHFKYWKSELR
- a CDS encoding ACT domain-containing protein produces the protein MSKNSTCFLVDSSILPEVFSKVVEVKRLLTKYPGKTVNEAVKEVNISRSAYYKYKDFVFPFYETSRGRIITLHLVVEDFPGILSNILNKIALSKANIVTINQNIPINGLADVIISIETADMEISIKELMDSISSIEGVRKQAILARE
- a CDS encoding homoserine dehydrogenase, which gives rise to MVDIAVLGYGVVGSGVVEVINTNQMSINEKAGEEIRVKKILDIRDFSDDPNKDIITNNADEIFEDESIKIIVETIGGTGAALEYTKRAFLAGKHVVSSNKELVALHGPELLKMAKENNVYYLFEASVGGGIPIIRPLNQCLAANEIYSITAILNGTTNYIITQMKDSGKSFSSALENAKKNGYAEANPIADIEGLDTCRKIAILSSIAFNEFVDCRNIYTEGISKLSLLDFEYALQMNSVIKLIAISEKKNDKIHARVSPAIINNSHPLANVDDVFNAILVRGNAIGEVMFYGRGAGKLPTASAVVADIIDIIKHVDSNGRNIWKRKDYNNIEDIDNMETRFFVRVSAGDIEQAKNLIIREFGEVNFIYLNKKETAKEIAFVTCKDTEKAHKDKFSNLMNSGLIDNIVSSIRILDE